The following proteins come from a genomic window of Fibrobacter sp. UWEL:
- a CDS encoding glycogen-binding domain-containing protein — translation MSKGTKTVVAKPAAKKACAKPAAKATEKKAPAKAAEKKVVAKAEEKKVAAKAAPAKAAAKPAAKAAAPKAAAKPAAEKKAPAKKAAPKAAKKVAVVLEAECPLATTVSVAGSFNNWMVDVDMLKKDKKSGLWKIKLEVLPGEYEYKFVCDGKNWDEGANKVIKA, via the coding sequence ATGTCTAAAGGTACTAAGACTGTTGTAGCAAAGCCCGCTGCTAAGAAGGCTTGCGCAAAGCCGGCTGCTAAGGCTACCGAAAAGAAGGCTCCTGCAAAGGCTGCTGAAAAGAAGGTTGTTGCCAAGGCCGAAGAAAAGAAGGTTGCAGCAAAGGCTGCTCCCGCCAAGGCTGCCGCTAAGCCGGCTGCAAAGGCTGCTGCCCCCAAGGCCGCTGCTAAGCCCGCTGCAGAAAAGAAGGCTCCCGCTAAGAAGGCTGCTCCCAAGGCTGCTAAGAAGGTGGCTGTGGTTCTCGAAGCTGAATGCCCCCTGGCAACCACCGTTTCCGTTGCTGGTTCCTTCAACAACTGGATGGTTGACGTTGACATGCTGAAGAAGGACAAGAAGTCTGGTCTCTGGAAGATCAAGCTGGAAGTCCTCCCCGGCGAATACGAATACAAGTTCGTTTGCGACGGCAAGAACTGGGACGAAGGTGCCAACAAGGTCATCAAGGCTTAA
- a CDS encoding beta-L-arabinofuranosidase domain-containing protein, whose translation MFGVSIKSSIRGSLSGKFRLVALSLGLAAGIGFAQDQLYTEMFPLSAVKLLDGPLKDRQDLNGETLLAYDTDKLIAPFYEEAGMTPKATKFSNWAGLDGHVLGHYLSALAMHYAATGDANIKKRMEYVVDELEIIQKQNSKDANFVGYISGVPNGKSMWLKFKGGNAGAQSGYWVPWYNIHKTYAGLRDAWMYGGIDKAKTMFLSLCDWGITITNGLNDSAMESMMGTEYGGMNEVYADAYEITKNSKYLDAAKKWSHKWLLNAMAANNDVLSNKHANTQVPKVVGFARVAELSGDKTYKAGAETFWDIVVNKRSIAIGGNSISEHFPDYDKYNKYIEEREGPESCNTYNMLKLTERLFHMTPSAKYADFYERALFNHILSTIHPTHGGYCYFTPARPRHYRVYSKVNAGMWCCVGSGMENPGKYAQFIYTKENDALYVNLYAATELNWSEKGVKIKQETAFPKGESSKFTVSGSGSFKMMLRHPYWVKADEFKVIVNGDTVVTKSDVSSYVSAGTVKSGDVVEVLYPMYTHTEDLRGVDNYVALLHGPIVLSAKTGTEGLSGLVADDGRWSHIAGGALQSLDQAPMLASEKADIPSKVTPVKGEPLHFKAPYLFAAQKDAGLLLEPFYEVHDARYMMYWMVMTDPTVLEKLKKEQEEALALDDKTVDKVAPGEQQPEADHRMKNENSSTGTANGEFYRDAGKCSGGDGGFISYELETNSEDSLDLMVRYWGNEGCTRAFDIMIDGEKLASENIVNKWKVDEFVNVKYPIPDNMVKGKKVITVKFQASTGMVGGIFGVRLLRNKPKPEVVETVDSTLAIRRGATDATSGFEGFRARATSNILQLDAGRPLQGNVSLKIFSMDGRMVMTQVLKAGQSEFAVDISGMKNGNYILRLVQNGAVYANTIFSKKGGI comes from the coding sequence ATGTTCGGAGTATCAATTAAAAGCTCTATTCGCGGCTCTCTTTCTGGAAAGTTCCGCTTGGTTGCCTTGTCGCTGGGTCTTGCGGCAGGCATTGGTTTTGCACAGGATCAGCTTTATACGGAAATGTTTCCGCTGTCTGCTGTTAAGCTCTTGGATGGCCCCCTGAAGGATCGCCAGGACTTGAACGGCGAAACTCTTTTGGCTTATGACACGGATAAGCTGATTGCGCCTTTTTATGAAGAAGCGGGTATGACCCCGAAGGCAACCAAGTTCAGTAACTGGGCGGGCCTGGATGGCCACGTTCTGGGTCATTACTTGAGTGCCCTGGCCATGCATTATGCAGCTACCGGCGACGCAAATATCAAGAAGCGTATGGAATATGTGGTGGACGAGCTGGAAATCATCCAGAAGCAGAATTCCAAGGACGCAAACTTTGTAGGCTACATTAGCGGCGTTCCCAATGGAAAGTCCATGTGGCTGAAATTCAAGGGCGGAAATGCCGGCGCTCAGAGCGGTTATTGGGTACCCTGGTACAACATTCACAAGACTTACGCAGGCTTACGTGATGCCTGGATGTACGGTGGCATTGACAAGGCCAAGACCATGTTCCTTTCTCTTTGCGACTGGGGCATCACCATTACCAACGGCCTCAACGATAGCGCCATGGAATCCATGATGGGTACGGAATACGGTGGCATGAATGAAGTGTACGCCGACGCCTACGAAATTACCAAGAACTCCAAGTACTTGGATGCGGCCAAGAAGTGGTCCCATAAGTGGCTCTTGAACGCCATGGCTGCAAACAACGACGTGCTTTCCAACAAGCACGCCAACACTCAGGTGCCCAAGGTGGTGGGTTTCGCCCGTGTGGCTGAACTGAGTGGCGATAAGACCTACAAGGCCGGCGCCGAAACCTTCTGGGATATCGTGGTGAACAAGCGTAGTATCGCTATTGGCGGTAATAGTATTTCCGAACATTTCCCGGATTACGACAAGTACAACAAGTACATCGAGGAACGTGAAGGACCTGAATCCTGCAACACTTACAATATGCTGAAGCTGACGGAACGTTTGTTCCACATGACGCCCAGCGCCAAGTATGCGGACTTCTATGAACGCGCCTTGTTCAACCATATTCTTTCCACCATTCATCCGACTCACGGTGGCTACTGCTACTTTACACCGGCCCGTCCCCGCCATTACCGCGTGTATTCCAAGGTGAATGCGGGCATGTGGTGCTGCGTTGGCTCCGGCATGGAAAATCCGGGTAAGTATGCGCAGTTCATCTACACTAAGGAAAATGACGCTCTGTACGTGAACCTTTATGCAGCGACGGAATTGAACTGGAGCGAAAAGGGTGTTAAGATCAAGCAGGAAACCGCCTTCCCGAAGGGTGAATCTTCCAAGTTTACCGTCAGCGGTTCCGGCAGTTTCAAGATGATGTTGCGTCATCCTTACTGGGTGAAGGCCGACGAATTCAAGGTGATCGTCAATGGCGATACCGTGGTGACCAAGTCCGATGTTTCCAGCTATGTATCTGCGGGAACGGTAAAGTCCGGCGACGTGGTGGAAGTTCTGTACCCCATGTACACCCATACGGAAGACCTGCGTGGTGTGGACAACTACGTGGCACTTCTTCACGGTCCCATTGTGCTTAGTGCAAAGACAGGTACGGAAGGCTTGAGCGGCTTGGTTGCTGATGACGGTCGCTGGAGCCATATTGCAGGTGGCGCCTTGCAGTCTCTGGATCAGGCCCCCATGCTGGCTAGCGAAAAGGCTGACATTCCTTCCAAGGTGACTCCGGTAAAGGGCGAACCCTTGCACTTTAAGGCTCCTTACTTGTTCGCCGCCCAGAAGGATGCGGGCTTGTTGCTGGAACCCTTCTACGAAGTGCACGATGCTCGCTATATGATGTATTGGATGGTGATGACCGATCCTACTGTTCTTGAGAAGCTGAAGAAGGAACAGGAAGAAGCCTTGGCTCTGGATGACAAGACGGTGGACAAGGTGGCGCCTGGTGAACAGCAGCCCGAAGCAGATCACCGCATGAAGAATGAAAATTCTAGTACGGGAACTGCTAACGGTGAATTCTACCGCGATGCCGGTAAGTGCTCTGGCGGCGATGGCGGATTCATTAGCTACGAGCTGGAAACCAACAGCGAAGACTCTCTGGATCTGATGGTGCGCTACTGGGGTAACGAAGGTTGCACCCGCGCCTTCGACATCATGATTGACGGTGAGAAACTTGCCAGCGAAAACATTGTGAACAAGTGGAAGGTGGATGAATTCGTCAATGTGAAGTATCCCATTCCCGACAACATGGTGAAGGGCAAGAAGGTCATTACCGTAAAGTTCCAGGCAAGTACAGGAATGGTGGGCGGTATCTTTGGAGTGCGCCTCCTGCGTAACAAGCCCAAGCCGGAAGTTGTTGAAACTGTGGATTCAACTTTGGCGATTCGTCGCGGGGCAACTGATGCTACTTCTGGATTTGAGGGTTTCCGCGCCCGCGCCACATCGAATATCCTGCAGCTGGATGCGGGAAGACCCTTGCAGGGCAACGTTTCCTTGAAGATCTTCTCCATGGATGGTCGCATGGTGATGACTCAGGTGCTGAAGGCTGGCCAGTCTGAATTTGCGGTGGATATTTCCGGAATGAAGAACGGCAACTACATCTTGCGCCTGGTACAAAACGGTGCGGTGTACGCAAATACCATCTTCAGCAAGAAGGGCGGCATCTAG
- the rpe gene encoding ribulose-phosphate 3-epimerase, with product MKQIIAPSVLNANFLELGNGLKAIENGGAGLVHLDIMDGNFVPNISFGPGISACVKKGTNLPLDCHLMIANPENYVAEFAKAGAHLISVHAETTNHLDRLLHQIQELGVKPAVAINPATPLANIKHVLDIVDMVLVMSVNPGFGGQSLIPYCLDKIRELRQMKPELDIQIDGGVKLDNILACKEAGANVFVVGSAIFGKPNPEEVCREFVKLVNG from the coding sequence ATGAAGCAGATTATCGCACCTAGCGTATTGAACGCAAACTTTTTGGAACTGGGTAACGGTCTGAAGGCCATCGAGAATGGCGGCGCAGGCCTCGTTCACCTGGATATCATGGACGGAAACTTCGTTCCCAACATCAGCTTTGGCCCGGGCATTTCCGCCTGCGTCAAGAAGGGCACCAACCTGCCCCTGGATTGCCACCTGATGATTGCCAATCCCGAAAACTACGTGGCTGAATTTGCCAAGGCCGGCGCACACCTCATCAGCGTCCATGCCGAAACCACCAACCACCTGGATCGCCTGCTGCACCAGATTCAAGAACTCGGCGTCAAGCCCGCTGTGGCAATCAACCCCGCAACGCCCCTTGCAAACATCAAGCATGTGCTGGACATCGTGGACATGGTCCTCGTCATGTCTGTGAACCCGGGTTTCGGTGGCCAGAGCCTCATCCCCTATTGCCTGGACAAGATCCGCGAACTTCGCCAGATGAAGCCGGAACTGGACATCCAGATCGATGGCGGCGTCAAGCTGGACAACATCCTAGCTTGCAAGGAAGCAGGCGCAAACGTATTCGTGGTGGGTTCCGCCATTTTCGGCAAGCCCAATCCTGAAGAAGTGTGCCGCGAATTCGTCAAGCTCGTCAACGGTTAA
- a CDS encoding CotH kinase family protein has product MKFAFAGILSALALGLGACGDEKSSTAPEEQPLGGLSSDSEESLSSSSAGYSAGSIVPSVSSSSVEGTSEGASAGSSEASSSSAADSMASSSGSVADTIAVVAKPPVVFTEVDVVNLSYKDEEGGDAGWVEVYNPADTAVNLKGFYLTNTLSDPAKFKFGDVVVKAKSHMIVYLSGRNLPDFVAPHDTTDLLSSYCETESDAVSYAGRGNSEIKPLPGQSDFCFVENGANRAGAQYIPVKGTLGYYVLALTIGATEKGATDKEKVPVDLSNVNMFQMRAYIPEGHSINFKLTQKGFRDVKGWTKILEGTGDSNTVYSIRPTLHTDYPNMAQITGVRLDIDNHDSIAKNIKVFSYIAYSRGHEPHANFKSKKEGGSLYLFNGEKQLVDSVMYPAAVIGKTWSLEVATGAGSDGAKRWGFAAATPYGATAGAVENAASQNAKTEFPNSGFYSKAFSIAFGSADDYRCEKGGTVPTATSPLMAAELKIDTTTVLRCATFTDGAVPGNVINRTYIFEEQPTVASVFITGDPLQMFHADSGLFKNENFWGDKEIPVNIELLEPGKTAPGFSENAGLAMSGNATRTWAKKSVEITFREKYGKNKLDYALFPEFPNLKKFKSFKLRNNGNNFHFDYIRDMLASSITEGLGVDYQHGRASIVFYNGEYYGIHNIRESSNKNYYLANYNLDGDQIDLLISSGDVATGSPVDFRDLTNLLLTSKMTDEDLEKINEQLDLNNLINYYAAEIFADNRDWPGNNRKIWRSKNPKTAWKWFMFDTDMAFDNTQSKLTGNIFEFVTAENSGWPNNPEFTLHLRMLLKNENFKAAFINQIATTLCMNFSSERVVARMNKLQGDISAEIARDQKRWSKNVATMTEHEGRIKTFATTRQDVVRSEMQEHFALGEMVDVTLASSGNGTVQVHYLPLDKSSQKIKFFKGTPVTLTAVPKDGAMFTGWSDGIKDATRTIDPTDGLKVTANFK; this is encoded by the coding sequence ATGAAATTTGCTTTTGCTGGCATTTTGAGTGCGCTGGCGTTAGGCCTTGGTGCTTGTGGCGACGAAAAAAGTTCTACGGCCCCGGAGGAGCAACCTTTGGGAGGACTGTCTTCGGATTCTGAAGAATCCTTGAGCTCCTCTAGTGCGGGGTACTCCGCAGGATCTATAGTCCCGAGTGTTTCCAGTTCATCTGTTGAGGGAACGTCTGAAGGTGCGTCGGCGGGTTCGTCAGAAGCATCGTCTAGTTCCGCTGCGGACTCTATGGCGAGTTCGTCAGGTTCCGTCGCAGACACGATTGCTGTAGTGGCAAAGCCCCCGGTGGTTTTTACCGAAGTGGATGTTGTGAACTTGTCTTACAAGGATGAGGAAGGCGGTGACGCCGGCTGGGTGGAAGTTTATAATCCTGCGGACACGGCGGTGAACCTGAAGGGATTTTACTTGACCAATACTTTGTCGGATCCCGCGAAGTTCAAGTTCGGTGATGTGGTGGTCAAAGCTAAGTCCCATATGATTGTGTATTTGTCCGGTAGAAACTTGCCTGACTTTGTGGCGCCCCACGATACCACAGATCTTTTGAGTTCCTATTGCGAAACGGAATCGGATGCGGTAAGTTATGCAGGTCGCGGTAATAGCGAAATCAAGCCGTTGCCGGGTCAGTCTGATTTTTGCTTTGTGGAAAACGGAGCCAACAGGGCTGGCGCCCAGTATATTCCCGTGAAGGGAACTTTGGGCTATTATGTTCTGGCCTTGACTATCGGCGCAACGGAAAAGGGCGCGACGGACAAGGAGAAGGTTCCTGTAGATCTTTCCAATGTAAATATGTTCCAGATGAGGGCCTATATTCCCGAAGGCCATTCCATCAACTTCAAGCTGACCCAGAAGGGCTTCCGCGATGTGAAGGGCTGGACCAAGATTTTGGAAGGCACGGGCGATTCCAACACGGTTTATTCCATCAGGCCTACGCTCCACACGGACTATCCTAACATGGCTCAAATTACGGGCGTTCGCCTGGATATTGATAACCACGATTCCATTGCGAAGAATATTAAGGTTTTCAGCTACATCGCCTATAGCCGCGGTCATGAACCTCATGCTAATTTCAAGTCCAAGAAGGAAGGCGGTTCCCTTTACTTGTTTAACGGCGAAAAACAGTTGGTGGATTCTGTGATGTATCCTGCGGCTGTCATTGGAAAAACCTGGTCTTTGGAAGTCGCGACCGGCGCTGGTTCAGACGGCGCGAAACGTTGGGGCTTTGCCGCTGCAACTCCTTACGGCGCAACAGCTGGCGCAGTGGAAAACGCAGCATCACAAAATGCGAAAACAGAATTCCCCAACTCCGGTTTTTATTCAAAGGCATTTAGTATTGCGTTTGGAAGCGCCGACGATTACCGCTGCGAAAAGGGCGGCACTGTTCCTACGGCCACGAGCCCGCTGATGGCTGCTGAATTGAAGATTGATACCACCACGGTTTTGCGTTGCGCTACTTTTACCGACGGCGCAGTTCCTGGTAATGTCATCAATCGCACTTACATTTTCGAGGAACAGCCAACGGTTGCCTCCGTGTTTATTACTGGAGATCCCCTGCAGATGTTCCATGCGGATTCCGGCTTGTTCAAGAACGAGAATTTCTGGGGCGACAAGGAAATTCCTGTGAACATCGAATTGCTGGAACCGGGGAAAACTGCGCCTGGTTTTAGCGAGAATGCAGGCCTTGCCATGAGCGGTAACGCCACCCGCACCTGGGCCAAGAAATCTGTGGAAATCACCTTCCGCGAAAAGTACGGAAAGAACAAGCTGGATTACGCGCTGTTCCCGGAATTCCCCAACCTGAAAAAGTTCAAGAGTTTCAAGCTCCGCAATAACGGAAATAATTTCCACTTTGACTACATTCGCGATATGCTGGCATCCTCCATTACGGAGGGTCTGGGCGTTGATTACCAGCACGGCCGCGCTTCTATCGTTTTCTACAACGGTGAATACTACGGCATCCATAACATCCGCGAATCTTCCAACAAGAATTACTACTTGGCCAACTACAACTTGGACGGTGATCAGATTGATTTGCTGATCAGTTCCGGTGACGTGGCCACAGGTTCTCCGGTGGATTTCAGGGATTTGACCAACCTGCTGTTGACTTCGAAAATGACCGACGAGGATTTGGAAAAAATCAACGAACAGCTGGACTTGAACAACCTAATCAATTACTACGCTGCAGAAATTTTTGCAGACAACCGCGACTGGCCCGGCAACAACCGAAAGATCTGGCGCAGTAAAAATCCCAAGACTGCCTGGAAGTGGTTTATGTTCGATACGGATATGGCTTTCGACAATACCCAGAGCAAGTTGACAGGAAATATTTTCGAGTTTGTCACAGCTGAAAATTCCGGCTGGCCCAACAATCCTGAGTTTACTCTGCACCTGCGCATGTTGCTGAAGAATGAAAATTTCAAGGCCGCATTTATCAACCAGATTGCAACCACACTTTGTATGAACTTTAGTTCAGAACGAGTGGTTGCCCGCATGAATAAATTGCAGGGCGACATCTCCGCAGAAATTGCCCGCGATCAAAAGCGCTGGAGCAAGAACGTTGCTACCATGACAGAACACGAAGGCAGAATCAAGACCTTCGCCACCACCCGCCAGGATGTGGTCCGCAGCGAAATGCAGGAACACTTCGCCTTAGGCGAAATGGTTGACGTAACTCTCGCAAGTTCCGGCAACGGCACCGTGCAAGTTCATTACTTGCCGCTGGATAAATCCTCCCAGAAAATAAAGTTTTTCAAGGGAACGCCCGTGACACTCACTGCCGTTCCCAAGGACGGTGCCATGTTTACTGGCTGGAGCGATGGCATCAAGGACGCAACTCGCACCATTGATCCTACGGATGGCTTGAAGGTGACTGCGAACTTTAAGTAA
- a CDS encoding DUF4832 domain-containing protein: MKNKVLEFAFVLITGLLFVQNVQAKDYLVLQDLDYTDQLETLPNYDRGFYYSQALHVKANGTKPLETIYGKLVHLRADIAEFSSRAWLSIDSVTTPGKRDTTWGKSQDLTEDALSVLQTTFDNIRKNGSKVIVRFCYDPWFDGHSNTTAEHEWVLRHIEQLAPLLTKNIDIVVALEMGMHGAFGEMHSDTSITYARVAEAVNKMLRLTPPELKILTRTANYSAAVLGFENWGVDFNIDSDVFKQIAETKGDTMYRVGMFNDGYLGTEYDYGTWGSDCAKSICREEGVAWLEKYSVNTPYGGEAVATASGYKVINTPEFLAHEGFRTHTSYLNMHWNNNVIDSWKAAHFSGKDYEYDGEEDESLTGYKYIEDHLGYRFVLRESWLPDTVFAGEQLKGKIKVQNVGFGNLTRKAAVKLLLSTDECHVENLPEESWNGCFFLDTVSIPIVYVDTLKDVDFRNVHSRTIKVNGNDTSMTFDGTNEIEFEVNVPQRPGEFRVYLYVEDVYFANGLYSNLYPIPNNAIHIGSFFLTSKNNPNRIIPARMERSENGGNNRVRIERNDQKIQIRDGRGNSRDGASDKLFRVNGAKLH, encoded by the coding sequence ATGAAGAATAAAGTTTTAGAATTTGCCTTTGTTTTAATCACTGGCTTATTATTCGTGCAGAATGTGCAAGCCAAGGATTATTTGGTGCTGCAGGATTTGGACTACACTGATCAGCTAGAGACTTTGCCCAATTATGACCGCGGCTTTTATTATTCACAGGCGCTCCATGTAAAGGCAAACGGTACGAAGCCTCTGGAAACCATTTACGGTAAATTGGTTCACCTTCGTGCAGATATTGCGGAGTTCAGTAGCCGCGCTTGGCTCTCCATTGATTCCGTGACCACGCCGGGCAAGCGTGATACTACTTGGGGCAAGTCCCAGGATTTGACGGAAGACGCCCTGAGTGTTTTGCAGACCACCTTTGATAACATCCGTAAGAATGGCAGCAAGGTTATTGTCCGTTTCTGTTACGACCCGTGGTTTGATGGCCACTCTAATACTACTGCAGAGCATGAGTGGGTGCTTCGCCATATTGAACAGCTGGCCCCTCTCCTGACAAAGAACATTGACATTGTGGTGGCTCTCGAAATGGGCATGCACGGAGCCTTCGGTGAAATGCATTCCGATACCAGTATTACTTATGCGCGTGTGGCTGAGGCGGTGAACAAGATGTTGCGCCTGACGCCGCCGGAGTTGAAAATTCTCACCCGCACGGCGAACTATTCTGCGGCGGTCCTTGGGTTTGAAAACTGGGGCGTAGATTTCAACATCGATAGCGATGTATTCAAGCAGATTGCGGAAACCAAGGGCGACACCATGTATCGTGTGGGAATGTTCAACGATGGCTATCTCGGGACGGAATATGATTACGGAACCTGGGGCAGTGACTGCGCGAAATCCATCTGCCGCGAGGAAGGCGTGGCCTGGCTTGAAAAGTACAGCGTCAATACACCTTACGGTGGCGAGGCGGTTGCAACAGCCAGCGGCTACAAGGTAATCAATACGCCTGAATTCTTGGCTCACGAAGGCTTCCGTACACACACCAGCTATTTGAATATGCATTGGAACAACAATGTCATTGACAGCTGGAAGGCAGCCCACTTTAGCGGCAAGGATTACGAATACGATGGCGAGGAGGATGAATCCCTAACGGGCTACAAATACATTGAAGATCACTTGGGTTATCGCTTTGTGTTGCGTGAATCCTGGTTGCCGGATACGGTGTTTGCGGGTGAACAATTGAAAGGTAAAATCAAGGTTCAGAATGTGGGCTTTGGAAATTTGACTCGAAAGGCTGCTGTAAAGCTATTGCTTTCAACAGATGAATGTCATGTGGAAAATTTGCCAGAAGAAAGTTGGAATGGTTGTTTTTTCCTGGATACGGTTTCTATCCCTATTGTGTATGTAGATACATTGAAAGATGTAGATTTCAGAAATGTTCATAGCCGTACTATTAAAGTCAATGGTAACGACACCTCCATGACTTTTGACGGAACAAATGAAATTGAGTTCGAGGTCAATGTCCCTCAAAGACCTGGTGAATTTAGAGTCTATTTATATGTAGAAGATGTTTATTTTGCGAATGGATTGTATTCTAACCTTTATCCTATTCCTAATAATGCAATACACATAGGGTCTTTTTTCTTGACGTCAAAGAATAATCCAAACAGAATAATTCCTGCTCGTATGGAGCGAAGCGAGAATGGTGGGAATAATCGAGTCCGCATAGAACGTAATGACCAGAAAATCCAGATCCGCGATGGTCGCGGCAATTCCCGCGACGGAGCCAGCGACAAATTGTTCCGCGTAAATGGGGCGAAACTCCACTAG